The following coding sequences are from one Pseudomonas mendocina window:
- a CDS encoding FecR domain-containing protein produces the protein MSVIDPHQRAALQQATEWYTLLQCETAVTADQHAWQQWLQEAPVNQWAWQQIERFQQRLQCVPSALASRTLDLAGQAPSITRRGMLKGFALLAGSSALGWSGYQQRHTSPWLADYRSAVGERLPVKLADGGQLLLNTDSALDVQYDPRQRLVRLRQGEVMISTAQDVAQRPFYVQTPQGLIQALGTRFSVRLEDGRSEVAVYEHQVRITPAQGLASLLSAGQQSSFSNLTMLPGQPLDNSQGAWSNGLLIANDQRLDNFLAELGRYRHGWLHCDPAIAHLRISGTFALNDTDQALRALVSTLPVKVERRTRYWLTLTGR, from the coding sequence GTGAGTGTCATCGACCCCCACCAGCGCGCAGCACTACAACAGGCCACTGAGTGGTACACCCTGCTGCAATGCGAAACGGCAGTAACTGCTGACCAGCATGCCTGGCAGCAGTGGCTGCAGGAGGCACCAGTCAATCAATGGGCCTGGCAACAGATCGAACGCTTTCAACAACGATTGCAATGTGTACCCAGCGCTCTTGCCAGCCGCACGCTTGATCTGGCGGGGCAGGCGCCGTCGATCACCCGGCGCGGCATGCTCAAGGGTTTCGCCCTTCTCGCCGGCAGCAGCGCTCTCGGCTGGAGCGGTTACCAGCAAAGGCACACCAGCCCCTGGCTAGCCGACTACCGCAGCGCCGTAGGTGAACGCCTGCCGGTGAAGTTGGCCGATGGCGGGCAACTGCTGCTCAACACTGACAGCGCTCTGGACGTGCAATACGACCCACGGCAGCGACTGGTGCGTCTGCGCCAGGGCGAAGTGATGATCAGCACCGCCCAGGATGTCGCGCAGCGTCCCTTCTACGTGCAGACCCCACAAGGCCTGATTCAGGCGCTGGGCACCCGTTTCTCGGTACGCCTGGAGGACGGGCGCAGTGAGGTCGCGGTCTATGAACATCAGGTGCGCATAACCCCCGCACAGGGCCTGGCAAGTCTGCTGAGCGCTGGCCAGCAAAGCAGTTTCAGTAATCTGACCATGCTGCCAGGGCAGCCACTGGACAATAGCCAGGGAGCCTGGAGCAATGGCCTGCTGATCGCCAACGACCAACGCCTGGACAACTTTCTGGCCGAACTCGGCCGCTATCGACATGGCTGGTTGCATTGTGACCCGGCCATCGCTCACCTGCGCATCAGTGGCACATTCGCCCTCAATGATACCGATCAGGCCCTGCGCGCTCTGGTCAGTACCCTTCCAGTGAAAGTCGAGCGGCGTACACGCTACTGGCTAACCCTCACAGGTCGCTGA
- the ispF gene encoding 2-C-methyl-D-erythritol 2,4-cyclodiphosphate synthase — protein sequence MRIGHGYDVHRFGEGDFITLGGVQIPHKFGLVAHSDGDVLLHALSDALLGAVALGDIGKHFPDTDPTFKGADSRVLLRHVMGLVRAKGYMVGNVDATIIAQAPKMAPHIQSMRERIAEDLGIELDQVNVKATTTEKLGFTGREEGIAVHAVALLVKA from the coding sequence ATGCGTATCGGTCATGGTTATGACGTACACCGCTTCGGCGAAGGCGATTTCATCACCCTCGGTGGCGTGCAGATTCCCCATAAATTCGGTCTCGTTGCCCATTCCGATGGTGACGTACTGCTGCATGCCCTGAGCGATGCCTTGCTTGGCGCGGTGGCGCTGGGCGATATCGGCAAGCACTTCCCCGATACCGATCCGACCTTCAAGGGCGCGGACAGCCGTGTGCTGCTGCGTCATGTCATGGGGCTGGTACGCGCCAAGGGCTACATGGTGGGTAATGTCGATGCCACCATCATCGCTCAGGCGCCGAAGATGGCGCCGCATATCCAGAGCATGCGCGAGCGTATCGCCGAGGATCTGGGCATCGAGCTGGATCAAGTCAACGTCAAGGCCACCACCACCGAAAAGCTCGGCTTCACCGGGCGCGAGGAAGGTATCGCGGTGCACGCCGTGGCCCTGCTGGTCAAGGCATGA
- a CDS encoding protein-L-isoaspartate(D-aspartate) O-methyltransferase: MRGQDDLQRHGIGMTSQRTRERLIQRLYEEGLSNARVLEVIRRTPRHLFVDEALAHRAYEDTALPIGHNQTISQPYMVGRMTELLLAAGPLDKVLEIGTGSGYQTAVLAQLVERVFSVERIQVLQERAKERLAELKLRNVVFRWGDGWEGWNALGPYNGIIVTAAAADVPQALLDQLAPGGRMVIPVGTGDVQQLLLIVREENGFSRHVLDAVRFVPLLNGPLL, translated from the coding sequence ATGCGCGGACAGGACGATCTACAACGCCACGGGATTGGTATGACCTCGCAACGCACCCGCGAGCGTTTGATTCAGCGCCTTTATGAAGAAGGCCTGTCGAATGCCCGGGTTCTCGAAGTGATACGGCGTACGCCGCGGCATCTGTTCGTCGACGAGGCGCTGGCGCACCGCGCATACGAAGACACCGCACTGCCCATCGGGCACAACCAGACCATCTCGCAGCCCTACATGGTTGGGCGTATGACCGAGTTGTTGCTGGCCGCCGGCCCGCTCGACAAGGTGCTGGAGATCGGTACCGGCTCCGGTTACCAGACCGCCGTGCTGGCCCAACTGGTGGAGCGGGTGTTCTCGGTGGAGCGCATTCAGGTGCTGCAGGAGCGCGCCAAGGAGCGCCTGGCCGAACTCAAGTTGCGCAATGTGGTCTTCCGCTGGGGCGACGGCTGGGAGGGCTGGAATGCGCTCGGGCCGTACAACGGCATCATCGTCACGGCGGCGGCGGCTGACGTGCCGCAGGCGCTGCTCGATCAACTGGCACCGGGCGGTCGTATGGTGATTCCAGTCGGTACTGGCGATGTACAGCAGTTATTGCTGATCGTGCGCGAAGAGAATGGCTTCTCTCGCCATGTGCTCGATGCGGTGCGCTTCGTGCCGCTGCTCAATGGTCCATTGTTGTGA
- the surE gene encoding 5'/3'-nucleotidase SurE — MRILISNDDGVNAPGIAALHQALADYAECVVIAPAEDRSGASSALTLDRPLHPVTLANAYISLNGTPTDCVHLGLNGLLEQVPDMVVSGINLGANLGDDVLYSGTVAAALEGRFLAKPAFAFSLLSRLPDNLPTAAYFARKLVEAHERLELPPRTVLNVNVPNLPLEHIRGVQLTRLGHRARAAAPVKVVNPRGKEGYWIAAAGDVEDGSQGTDFHAVMQGYVSITPLRLDRTFNEALETMDGWLEGIF; from the coding sequence ATGCGAATTCTGATTTCCAACGACGACGGGGTGAATGCCCCCGGGATCGCCGCGTTGCACCAGGCGCTGGCTGACTATGCCGAGTGTGTGGTGATCGCTCCCGCCGAAGACAGGAGTGGCGCCAGCAGCGCGCTGACCCTGGATCGTCCGCTGCACCCGGTGACTTTGGCCAACGCCTATATCAGTCTCAATGGCACGCCGACCGATTGCGTGCACCTGGGGCTCAACGGTCTGCTCGAGCAGGTGCCGGATATGGTCGTGTCTGGCATCAACCTGGGCGCCAACCTAGGCGATGACGTGCTCTATTCCGGCACCGTCGCCGCGGCGCTGGAGGGGCGTTTCCTGGCCAAACCCGCTTTCGCCTTTTCGCTGCTGTCGCGTCTTCCCGACAACCTGCCTACTGCGGCTTATTTCGCCCGCAAGTTGGTCGAGGCGCACGAGCGTCTCGAGTTGCCGCCGCGCACCGTGCTCAACGTCAACGTGCCGAACCTGCCGTTGGAGCACATCCGTGGTGTGCAACTGACCCGTTTGGGGCATCGCGCCCGCGCTGCGGCGCCGGTCAAGGTGGTCAACCCGCGTGGTAAGGAGGGGTACTGGATTGCAGCAGCTGGCGATGTCGAGGACGGCAGCCAGGGCACTGATTTCCATGCCGTGATGCAGGGGTATGTATCGATCACGCCGTTACGGCTAGATCGCACGTTCAATGAAGCCCTCGAAACTATGGATGGCTGGTTGGAGGGCATCTTCTGA
- a CDS encoding sigma-70 family RNA polymerase sigma factor has translation MSSPTPELREQLSSIYREHHRWLLGWLRPRVDCRELAADLVQDVFVRILTADNAVERLDTIREPKGYLATIARRLLIDHFRRARLERAWLQALAEQPQAEMISEESRAILLETLCELDAMLAGLGPKVRKAFLLSQIDGLPYKVIAQQLDISLATVNRYIAKAMQHCILYALQADLS, from the coding sequence ATGTCCAGTCCCACTCCCGAACTCCGGGAACAGCTCAGCAGCATCTATCGAGAACATCATCGGTGGCTACTTGGCTGGCTACGCCCACGCGTTGATTGCCGAGAATTGGCTGCAGATCTCGTGCAAGACGTTTTCGTCCGCATACTGACGGCAGACAACGCCGTCGAACGCCTTGACACCATCAGAGAACCCAAAGGTTATTTAGCGACCATCGCCAGGCGCCTGTTAATCGATCACTTCCGCCGCGCCCGCCTGGAACGCGCCTGGTTACAGGCACTGGCCGAACAGCCGCAAGCCGAGATGATCAGCGAAGAGTCACGCGCTATTCTTTTGGAAACCCTCTGCGAACTGGACGCCATGCTGGCTGGACTAGGCCCCAAGGTGCGTAAAGCCTTCCTTTTGTCGCAGATCGACGGACTACCCTACAAGGTCATCGCCCAGCAGTTGGACATTTCTCTGGCGACAGTCAACCGCTACATCGCCAAGGCAATGCAACACTGCATCCTGTATGCCCTGCAGGCGGATCTATCGTGA
- the truD gene encoding tRNA pseudouridine(13) synthase TruD: MNELQLLGPRAHGEACGRAVLKATAEDFQVDEVLDIPLSGQGEHLWLWVEKRGLNTEEAARRIARAAGLPLKAVSYAGLKDRQALTRQWFSLHLPGKADPDLSAAQGDDLAVLSSQRHNRKLQRGAHAANGFTLRLTALEADREALEQRLQRVDEQGVPNYFGLQRFGFDGGNVEQARDFASRQELPVQRNLRSRLLSSARSYLFNRVLAKRVADGLWNQAQVGDLLAFTASRSFFMAGEAECVDPRLAILDLHPTGPLWGDGDSPTGGDVQNLEQETAGSEQNLANWLSKAGMAHERRILRLPIQSLTWHYPEPDILQLAFVLPAGCFATVVVRELVDLVPAGQTDTPCEF; encoded by the coding sequence ATGAACGAGCTGCAACTGCTTGGGCCGCGTGCCCATGGCGAAGCCTGTGGGCGCGCCGTGCTCAAGGCCACGGCCGAGGATTTCCAGGTCGACGAAGTGCTGGATATCCCGCTCAGCGGTCAGGGCGAGCACCTCTGGTTGTGGGTGGAAAAGCGCGGTCTGAATACCGAGGAGGCCGCCCGGCGTATCGCCCGCGCTGCCGGCTTACCGCTCAAGGCTGTCAGCTACGCCGGGCTCAAGGATCGTCAGGCGCTGACCCGGCAGTGGTTCAGCCTGCACCTGCCGGGCAAGGCCGATCCCGATCTGTCGGCCGCGCAGGGCGATGACCTGGCCGTCCTCAGCAGTCAGCGGCACAACCGCAAGTTGCAACGCGGCGCCCATGCGGCCAATGGTTTCACCCTGCGCCTGACTGCCCTGGAGGCGGATCGTGAGGCGCTGGAGCAGCGTCTGCAGCGCGTTGACGAGCAGGGCGTGCCGAACTACTTCGGTCTGCAACGCTTCGGTTTTGACGGTGGCAATGTCGAGCAGGCGCGCGATTTTGCCTCTCGGCAAGAGCTGCCGGTGCAACGCAACCTGCGCTCGCGCCTGCTTTCCTCGGCGCGTAGCTACCTGTTCAACCGGGTGTTGGCCAAACGTGTTGCGGATGGCCTCTGGAACCAGGCGCAGGTCGGTGATCTGCTGGCTTTCACCGCCAGCCGCAGCTTCTTCATGGCGGGTGAGGCCGAGTGCGTTGACCCGCGCCTGGCCATTCTCGATCTGCATCCCACCGGCCCGCTGTGGGGCGATGGGGATTCACCAACTGGCGGTGACGTGCAGAACCTCGAGCAGGAGACGGCTGGCTCCGAGCAGAATCTGGCCAATTGGCTGTCCAAGGCGGGCATGGCGCACGAACGGCGCATTCTGCGCCTCCCCATCCAGAGCCTTACGTGGCATTATCCGGAACCCGATATTCTGCAACTTGCATTCGTCCTGCCGGCCGGGTGTTTCGCCACCGTTGTGGTGCGCGAACTCGTCGATCTGGTGCCAGCAGGGCAGACGGATACTCCATGCGAATTCTGA